Proteins from one Falco naumanni isolate bFalNau1 chromosome 2, bFalNau1.pat, whole genome shotgun sequence genomic window:
- the OLIG2 gene encoding oligodendrocyte transcription factor 2: protein MDSDASLVSSRPSSPEPDDLFLTARNKGSGGGFTGGTVSSSTQSDSPPELSAELRSAMSAAGVVVVDKLGFKSSSSSSSSSSSSSSKKDKKQMTEPELQQLRLKINSRERKRMHDLNIAMDGLREVMPYAHGPSVRKLSKIATLLLARNYILMLTNSLEEMKRLVSEIYGGHHAGFHPAACPGGMGAHSAPLPGHPGHPASHPVHHPILPPAAVSSASLPGSGLSAVSSIRPPHGLLKSPSAAAAAAAPLGSGFQHWGGMPCPCSMCQVSAPPHHHVSGMGTASLPRLATDTK, encoded by the coding sequence ATGGACTCGGACGCCAGCCTGGTCTCCAGCCGCCCGTCCTCCCCGGAGCCCGATGACCTCTTCCTCACGGCCAGGAATAAAGGCAGCGGCGGGGGCTTCACGGGCGGCACCGTGTCCAGCTCCACGCAGAGTGACTCCCCGCCGGAGCTGAGCGCCGAGCTGCGCAGCGCCATGAGCGctgcaggggtggtggtggtggacaAGTTGGGCTTCAAGTCCTcgtcgtcctcctcctcctcgtcctcctcctcctcctccaagaAGGACAAGAAGCAGATGACGGAGccggagctgcagcagctgcggCTGAAGATCAACAGCCGGGAGCGCAAGCGGATGCACGACCTGAACATCGCCATGGACGGGCTGCGGGAGGTGATGCCCTACGCCCACGGCCCGTCGGTGCGCAAGCTCTCCAAGATCGCCACGCTGCTCCTGGCGCGCAACTACATCCTCATGCTCACCAACTCCCTGGAGGAGATGAAGCGCCTGGTCAGCGAGATCTACGGCGGGCACCACGCTGGCTTCCaccccgccgcctgccccggcGGCATGGGTGCCCACtccgccccgctgcccggccaCCCGGGCCACCCCGCCTCACACCCCGTACACCACCCCAtcctgccccccgccgccgtcTCCAGCGCCTCCCTGCCCGGCTCCGGCCTCTCGGCCGTCAGCTCCATCCGCCCCCCCCACGGGCTCCTCAAGTCGCCCTcggctgccgccgccgccgccgccccgctgGGCAGCGGCTTCCAGCACTGGGGGGGGatgccctgcccctgcagcatgTGCCAGGTGTCGGCCCCGCCACACCACCACGTCTCCGGCATGGGCACCGCCAGCCTCCCCAGATTAGCCACCGACACCAAATGA